Within the Nitrososphaerales archaeon genome, the region AATTATTCCGTTATTAACATACCGATAATTCCATACCCTAAAAAGACCCTTCAGGATATTATGAAATTACTTTTGAGTAAAAGTCCAATACCAAGAGGAGCTATAGAGTTACCGATCGATGTATTAATTGGATTGAGTGGGGCGAAACTTATAAAACTTGGATCTAAGAATATATGGGTATTAAATCAAGGTAGGGAATTGGCTTTAGCTCTCAAAGATGTAATTTTTTGATACTTCATTACGGTTAACTTCTTAACACTGAAAACAAGTTTGCCTCTTTATTCAGTTAGACTATATTGATAATTGATAAGATCTACTCACCAATCTTCACAACCCTACCTTTGCTGTACTTGATAATATCTAGGCTTGTGATCTCCATCAATCTATTCTTCTTACCTCCACCCGCTATTACTTTATCGTAAGTTGTAACTTTATGATCTATGTATATAGGGATTGGATTTTTGTGAGCAATCGGTGGGACTGCACCTACTTCAAAGCCTGTATATAATTGAACCTCCTTTGGTGTAGCCAGTCTTATCTTCTTTACACAAGCCTCTCTTGCTAAGAGATCCATATTCAATCTTTTATCACCGGTAAGAATCGCTATCAAAGGTTTTGTATCATCACCTATGAGGACCAATGTTTTGATTATGCGACTTGGCTCCACACCGATCCGTTGTGAAGCTGCTTCTACAGTCATCGTATGCTCATCGAATTCGAAGAGCTTTGCTGGAATTTTATGGGCCTCTAAGTACCTTTGGAGCTCATCCATTACTCCTCACTTAAAGGTATGAAGCCTAAAGGATTTTAAAAGGTGTCGATATGTTAGGTTGCAAGTTCTTGAAACTCATTCGTT harbors:
- a CDS encoding YbaK/EbsC family protein, yielding MDELQRYLEAHKIPAKLFEFDEHTMTVEAASQRIGVEPSRIIKTLVLIGDDTKPLIAILTGDKRLNMDLLAREACVKKIRLATPKEVQLYTGFEVGAVPPIAHKNPIPIYIDHKVTTYDKVIAGGGKKNRLMEITSLDIIKYSKGRVVKIGE